The window ACATATGCCATTCCTCCGTGCTGGCCCTTCGTGTCCACCGAATGCAGCGGCGCCCACAATGTGCATCCGAACTCCTCTGCGAATTGGTACCCGAAACTCTGCGCGCCGACATGCCACGGGAATCCCTTGCTGACCCCCCTTTCGATTTCGAAGCACAGTTCGAACGTGAGAAAGAGATCGCGTTCTACCAGGTCCGTGAGCGCGTTCCGAAAGTAGCGCCGTTCCAGCAGCTGGAAGATGGCGTCCTTGTTGCTCTCGAAGTCATATTTGGCGCGTTTGAACTGTGAATCCGCCTTGAAGTTGTCAACTGTGCCCCGACGCAGTTCGACTTCGACCCGATCAAGCAGGGCTTCGATAACTTCAGCGTTCAAGAATCCCGCCAGTTTGACGAACCCGTCACGCTGGAACTGCGCCTTCTGCTCCGGAGTAATCCGAAACTCATGATCGAAGGGATGTCGGTTCATACCTTGTTCTCCTCGTGTTCTGTCGGGGCCAGGGCGCGGGTGCCGTCGCGGGCGTCGCGATTGTCGAGCGGCAGGAAGTGGCAGTGCGAGACGATGAGTTCGAGCTTGTCGCCGACCTGGTAAATCCGGCTCGGGTCCTCGTAGCGGATGGTGCCGAACTCATCGGAGCCCGAGGTGTAGCTCATCCCGCTCTCGCCTTTCACGATCGGCCGCACTACCATCGACGCCGGCGCCAAGGTTGCCAAGCGGACCGAAAACTTCGCGATCCCGCCCGTCACCCTCGGCTAGTTCCGTGATTAGCGGGGAGACACCCGGTCATTCCGTCATGATATCATTCACCCGTGAAGCGCCTGCAGATTCAGTTAGACGAAGCCACCTGCGACGCTCTGCGGAGTTAACGCGGCGGCTCTTGACATCGAATGGGTGGGCGCCCGTCTCCATCGTCAGGCGCTGGCGCGGGCACAGTCGCGAAACGCGCTCCAACCTGGTGAGTGTGTCGCGCGGTATGGCGTTCGCCATCTTCGCCCCGTGCTCTCGGCAGGAGACGATGAGGAGCAAGCCATGACGCGACATTCCTTCGATCATGGGTTTCGCATTACGCCCGCACAAAAGAAACAGTTCGAGCGCGACGGGTTCGTCAAATTGCCCGGATTCCTGAATGCCAACGTAGTCGAAATGTTGCTTCATCGGGTAGACGCCGAAATGGGCCGAGACGCGGAGAAGACCACGGCGCATTCGCTCCTCAAGCGGGTCACGTATGACCATAAGGGCGACAAAGGCGACATCTTCGAGCTTTTGGAACGGCCTTACGTCCGGCGGGCTTTGACGGATCTAGTGGAACGGGATCTTTTCTTCACTTTCGAGCTGTTCGAAGTCGAAAAGAACGTCAGCCCAGGGCAGCCGTGGCAGGTCGGCGTTCAGAGTTTCGGCTATCAGTTCGCGAGAGAGTTCGGTTGCAACATATGGGCGCCACTTCATCCTGTGAATGCAAAGGGGCAGCGGGGGGGGGTGGCTTGCGTCCCTCGGCCGGTCATTTCGGGGGAGTGGGTCTTTGAAATGGAAGCTGCGGTGGTATCGACGCTCAAGGCCAGGGAGGAAGCGGGAGTCAAGACGAGCCTGGCGGATTATTTCGAACTCCGTCACGGCATCCTCAATTCACCGGTCATGCTTGAGATAATGGAGAACCACCAGGTCGAGGACGACTTCGAACCCGGTGACGTCCTCGTGTTTCACAAGATGGTCGTCCACAAGAGCATCAGGCTTGAGGAAGGAGAGCTTTCCCGGCGGGCGGCCCACGTGCTGCGCTTTATCGATGCGGGATCACACTACGACCTGCAGCGGGCGCAAGACCTCGACTATCCGATTCGACAGTACCGGAAGGAACTGCTCCCGTACAAGCCCATCGCGCGTCAGCACATCGAACTCGCCGAAGCGGGCGCAGTGCACGGCGACCTCCTGGCGGAGAGCGCTTACTTCAGCGACCGTGGACGTCGGATGATCCGGCGCAAGCGGCCTTCGGGTATGGGGTAGGGCTCCCGAGCGATTCGCATGGCGATAGCAGGAAACATGGGACCATGGTTCCCAGCGCGGTCCAACCAGGGAATGGGGGTCGGACCCGGAGGTGCGGGGCGAGTCGGGAGGTCTCTACGCGGTTCTGACGCCGGAGCGAGGCTTCGGGAGCGCATAGACCGGGGCCTCGCCGCTTCAACGTGTCCCTTGACCGGAGGGTCCCGACCCAATCCACTTGTTGACGCTCTCGTGAAAGAACAGAACGAGTTGTTCCTCCTGGCCGAGCATGTGGGTGTCGTTGACACCATTATGAAGATTCCTCTGCACTTTCTCAGCCATCGCAAAATCCTCGTCACCGATCACCACGCCGCCGTAAATGAATCGATTCCTGAGGGATTGCTGGCCCGATTCGCCGCCGTATCGATCGGGCAAATAGACCAACTCGTATGAATACAGCGTCCTGTCCGGCGCGACAGGAAAGAACCTCAGCATCGAAAAAGCGTGCTCATTAATGATAATTATCGTATTAGGGAACAGAAAATAGAGAAGCTGCACGAAATCCAACAGATTGGTCTCTTCCTTCGGCATCCGGACCGAATCCATCAAGTGGGCCTTCGCCGCCAGGATGCGCAGATGTGCGCCTTCCGCGTCATGATCCAGAAACCCGCCATACCCCTTGGCAAGGGTGTTCCGGTGCACGGCGGCGACGTGATATCCCTCCAGGTTCAACTGGATCAGCAGCTTCCAGTTGGCTTTCTTCTCGGTCACGGTTTTCTTGTACCGCACGTAACGGTCCAGCGCGAAGTGTTCAAAGTCCTCCGAGAAACACCCCAGGTCTTCGATCGGAGCGAGCGGGCCGTCCTCTTTCGGGTGTACCCAAACGAGTCCCGTGCTCTCTGTTACCGGGAGCTCCTTCAGACCGAGGTCCTGCTTGTTGATGCCAGGGAAAGCGAATGCACACGGCATGCCGCTCAGCGCGCCGTCCAACCCGTAGGTCCAGCCGTGGAATGGGCACACGAACGCGCGCAATGGTTCATCTCTCTCTCTCTCCACCAACGGCGCGCCGCGGTGGCGGCAGGTGTTCATGAAAGCCCGCAGGACACCGTCGTTCCCCCGAACGACGACATAGGGTTGGTGGTTCCAGTCGCTGAGCATGTATTGCCCGGGCTTGCGTACTCTGTCCACGTGGCCGGCGACGAAGGGGCAATCCGAAAAGACGGTTTCGAGTTCCCGGTCGAGAATCTCCTGGTTCGTATAGGGGTCCAGAGACAGATGTGAGATTCCTCCGTTAGCCCGTTGGTCCCGGCCTCGCTTCCGAAGCTCCACCATCCTGTCGAGCAGTGCCATCTGGACATCATGTTTCATCGTTTCGTCCCCATACAGTAAACGTTTCAACAGCCGGAATCGGCGATCAGGAATCCGCCGATCTTGCCGTTCGCACGGGGTCCCCACTCGGCGTAAGCGCAACGGCGCCTCGCGACGGGGCAGAGGCGCGACATGACGATGGTCCGCCGCCAGAACCCGGCTTCTCCACGATGGCCGGTTGGCCCAGCCCACCCTCCGGTGGAGCACGAGCCGCGCCACGGTCGACGGCCCGTGCGACACGTTGCGGTGACGGATCCGCTGATCCGAATCATGCTCGTCTCTATCGTCTGGACCGAACACAACCTTCTGACCACGCTCCGATGTTATTGTCGCAAGTAATTCCGGGTCAATTCGTAAACGGCAAAGGCCCGGTCCTCTTCCGGCGGTACGCCAGCGAGTTTTCCAAGCCCCAGGGAGCACGCGATGGCGCCACCTTGGAGCAGTTGCGGTCGGGAGCCGATTTCGGCGCCGGACGTCCGACCAGCTGAACCCTCAAATCCTAGCGCCAGTACCCGATTGCCACGTGCCATGGGCCTTACAACGCGTTGACATGGATATCTCAGTCCGGATAGCGTCGCCGTGCGGCGTGATTGAGCAAGGAGCAAGCGGGCCGGCTGGGGGCGGTGTCTGGATGGATGCAGTTCTCGTGAAGCGCCCTGTGGAGGCGGTGCGGACGGAATCGATTCCGGTTCCTTGCATCCATGGTCCTTCCTGACCAGAATCGATCTTCATCCATGGCGACCGAGGCGGTGTGGGAGGTGCCCGAACCACTTTCGACGTGTGAAGTCCGTCTGGACGCCGAAACCGTCACCACCGTGCGCCAACACGGCAATCCGTCGGGGCCGAGGGTCTTCGTGAGCCACGCCAGCGGTCTGGCGACGGATCTCTATTATCCGTACTGGTCGCTGCTCGCGGACGATTACGACCTGATGGTCTACGACCTCAGGAATCACGGCTGGAACAGTGTCGGCCCCCAGTGGAAGCACAATGTCCCGACACTGATTCACGACCATGACACCATTCTGGAGGCCATCGACCGCGTCTATGGAAGCAAGCTGACCGTCGGGGTCTTTCATTCGCTCACCACGATTGTCGCGCTCCTCTCCGTCAACAAGTTCTATTCGGCGTTGGTTCTGTTCGATCCGCCCTTGACCAGGGCCGGCATGAGTCAACGAGAGCAGCTGGAAGCCGCTGAGCGCACGGCCGCCGCGTATCGGCAGCGGGCCCATCGCTTCAGGAAGCGCGAGGATTTCGTCGAGCTCCTACGGATGTTCCCAATGTTCCGGCGAAGCGTTCCCGGCGTGCGCGAGCTCATGGCGCGGACCACGCTTCGTCGGTCCGCAAGTGGCGAGGGCTATGAGCTTCGCTGCCCTCCCGAGTACGAAGCGCAACTAATGCTCTACTGCCGAAGCTTCTTCCCGCTGCTGGATCTCGATCTGCTCGAGTGCCCGACGAAATTCATCGGCGCCGACCCCACGATCCCGCATGCGTATCTGCCGGCCCTGGACCCGCGGCTCGCCTCGCTGGTGGACTACGACTTCATCCCGGAAGCAACGCACATGCTGCCACTGGAAAAACCAGAGGAGTGCGCTGCCCTGACACGCGAGTTCCTGGAGCGGCACGGCCTCGCGTAGCGCCGGTTCGGCCGGCGCCCCGGAGGACTCGCCAGCGGGGGATCAACCCCGAGCGGCGGGCCGCCCCGGCTTCGTGAGCCAGAATCGCCGGCGCTCGAAGGGATAGCCCGGAACGGACACACGCCGCCGCGTCTCGCCCGCGAAAAGCCCCGCGAAGGAAACGCCGAGCCCCGTTTGGTAGGCCCTGGCGACCGCGTCCACGAAGCCCCCGTCGGAACTTCCTGCCGCTACCGTTTCCTCGCCATCCGATGGCCGCGGCAAGCTGGACACCACGGTCGGGGCCGCGGCGGCGTCAACTGCATTTCCCCCTGTCTGGGCCTGCGGCGGCGGCAGCACCGCGCCAGGGCCGATCTCGATGACGACCTCTACGCCCAATTCGGCGAAGGTTCCCGCGCAGCCGCCGGTTTCCTGCGGATCGCCGGTCGCTTGCTGACGCCAGTAAGCGTCATCCATGGCTTGATCCGGGTCGACCACCCGCCCGGTGTGGCTGTTCACGAGGATCGCCGATGGCTGGCCAATCGCGCCACCCTCCGGCGCCCCCTCGGGATCGCCCCCGGCCGTCGCAAGGCGTAATCCGTCCTCCAGGCTGAACAACCCGGCGACCTGCGCTGCCGCGATCTCGCCGGCGCCGTTCCCGGCTATCACGCTCGGACGGATGCCGACACTCTCCCAAAGCGCCGCCAGCGCGCACGCGAGCGAATAGGTGGCAGGGCGCGCCCACGTGGAATCGTCGCGAAGTCCGGCTGAGGCGGCACGGCCGAACATCGCGTCGAGTAGCGACTCCCCCCGGTCGTCGCCGAGCACTGCGTTGCACCGATCGAGCACCGCGCGCACGACCGGCTCGCACTCGTAGAGCGCCGCGCCCATGCCGGTCCACCGGTTCCCCTCGCCGGCGCAGGTGAATGCCACCTTGGTTGCCATCCTGGGGCCACGTCCCTCTACCGCTCCTGTGTGCTCGGTGAGAGCCTGCCGCAGCGATGCCGCGTCCTTGAACACCACCCCCGCACGATGGCCGAAGTGGCTGCGGCCGATGGCGGCTGTCCACGCCATGTCCGAGAGCAGGGGGGCGGACGCGGCGCTCTCCGCCGACAATGCGTCGGCATGTTCGTCGAGCCATGAGAGATACCGTCCCGCCAGCGCCCGGAGCGCCTCGTCGGACTTGGCCGAGAGCGGCAGCAACCGCGTGCGGCGCGCCGAGAGACCGTCCCCGGTCGGCTGCAGACCGGCGACCGGCTCCGGAAGGGTCGCGGCGACGCGCAGTGCAGCTCCCGCGTGCGAATGCCCTCGATCGGCCTCGGGCGAAGCGCCATTCGTCGGCCCGTATCCCTCCAGCACGACGTGTGCGTTCACGCCCGAAATCCCGAATGCACTGACCCCGGCCCGCGGCGGCCGGTCGGGGTCCTGAGGCCAATCCTCGGCCTCCGCCATCACACGCACCGGCAGAGTTTCCCAATCGACGAGCGTACTCGGGTTCTTGAAGTGAAGGCTGCGCGGGACTACGCCCTGCTTCATCGCCAGCACGGCCTTGATCAGGCCGGCAATGCCGGCCGCCGCCTCCAGGTGGCCGATGTTGGTCTTGACGGAGCCCATCAGCAGCGGGCGGTCCGCCGCGCGTCCTTTGCCGTAAACCGCCGACGCCGCTTTCACCTCGATCGGGTCACCGAACGCGGAGCCGCCGCCGTAGGCCTCCAGGTAGTCCACCTCGGACGGCGCGATGCCGGCCTGTGCGAGTGCCCGCTCTATCAATCGCTCCTGCGCCGGGCCGCTCGGTACCGTTGCGCCGGCGCTCGCGCCATTCTGATTGAAGGCCGAGCCGCGGATGACCGCCCAGATCCGATCGCCGTCGGACTCCGCCTCGCTCAGCCGCTTCAGGACGACCATCCCGCAGCCTTCGCCGCGCACGAAGCCGTCTGCGGAGTCATCGAAGCTCTTGCATCGACCCTCCTGCGACAGGAGCCGCAAGTCCGCCATCTCTCGGGTGATGCCGGCCGAGAGAACCGCACTCGTACCGCCGACCAGGGCCAGGTCCGACTCCCCGAGGCGCAGGCCCGTGACCGCCTGATGCACGGCGATCAATGACGAGGCGCAGTTGAGCTCCAACGGCACCGTCGGCCCCTCCAGGCCGAGCTGGAAGGCGACCCGCCCGACCGTCATGCTCGCGGCGGTGCTCAGGTAGCCGACGCCGTAGTCGCCGCCTCGCATCAGGTCCCGGTATTCGCTGGCCGCCACGCCGGCATACACCCCGGTGCGGCTGCCCCGCAGTCGGTCAGGATCGATGCCCGCGTCCTCGAGCGCTTGCCAGGCTGTCTCCAGCAGCATCCGCTGTTGCGGGTCCATCAGCCGCGCCTCGATGGGCGTGATGCGGAAGAACGCGGCATCGAAGGCGTCGATCCCATCCACGAAACCGGCCCGGCGGTAGGCGCCGTACTGGGCGGGCAGGTTCTCGACGAAATCCTGCCAGGGGCCCGGCTCCGGGCGTTCGTCGGTCACCGCGTCGGCCCCCGCTTCGAGCTGCCGCCAGAAAGCCGGCAGGTTCGGCGCGCCCGGGAAGCGACAAGCCATGCCGACGATGGCGATGCCCTCCGGACTGCTCCCGTCATCGTACCGTGCAACAGGGCCAGGCGCCGCCGCCGGCGCCGGTTGCTGCGCGGCGGCATCTACGCCGCCGATCTCGGCGAGCTCTCCCGCCAGGTGGGCAGCGAGGGCGGCGATGTCGGGATAGTCGAACACGACGGTGTTCGGCGCCGTGTACTCGGCAGACAACGCCCGATTCAGCCGGTTACGCAACTCCACCGCCATCAGGGAGTCCATCCCCAGGTCGAAGAACCCCACCGAAGGCGCCGGCTTCGACGGAAGCCGCAACACCGCCTGCACCTCGCGCTGCAGGAACGTCACCAGCAGCTCCTCGCGCGTCGCGGCGGGTGCCTCGCGCAGCCGGGAAAGCAGGTCTTCCGGGGATTCGGAGACGTCGGAATCGGCGTCGTCGGCGGTGGACAGAAGGTCCTCGAACAGCGGTGGGTGGACCTCGAGGGATTCCCCGAACACCGCCCAGTCCCTCGCGACGACCACGGCCGTTGCCGGGTCCTCACGCACAACGTGCTCGAACGCCCTGAGACCCTGTTGCGGGTTGATCCAGTCAATCCCAGTCCTGGCGATTCGCGTGGAGATCCGCTCCCGCTGTTCCTCCGCCTCGCCGATCTCCGACCATGCGCCCCAGGCGATGGCCTGTCCGGGGAGTCCCAGTGCGCGGCGGTGCCCGGCGAGCTGATCGAGGAACGCGTTTGCCGCCGCGTGATTCGACTGGCCCGGGCTGCCGAAAACTCCTGCCACGCTCGAGAACAGGACGAACATGTCCAGATCCCGGTCCACGGTCGCCCGGTGCAGGTGCCAGGCGCCGAGCACCTTCGGCCACAGCACCGTCTCGAACTGCTCCCAGCTCTGGTTCCCCAGGGCGCCGTCCGACAGG of the Acidobacteriota bacterium genome contains:
- a CDS encoding aromatic ring-hydroxylating dioxygenase subunit alpha translates to MKHDVQMALLDRMVELRKRGRDQRANGGISHLSLDPYTNQEILDRELETVFSDCPFVAGHVDRVRKPGQYMLSDWNHQPYVVVRGNDGVLRAFMNTCRHRGAPLVERERDEPLRAFVCPFHGWTYGLDGALSGMPCAFAFPGINKQDLGLKELPVTESTGLVWVHPKEDGPLAPIEDLGCFSEDFEHFALDRYVRYKKTVTEKKANWKLLIQLNLEGYHVAAVHRNTLAKGYGGFLDHDAEGAHLRILAAKAHLMDSVRMPKEETNLLDFVQLLYFLFPNTIIIINEHAFSMLRFFPVAPDRTLYSYELVYLPDRYGGESGQQSLRNRFIYGGVVIGDEDFAMAEKVQRNLHNGVNDTHMLGQEEQLVLFFHESVNKWIGSGPSGQGTR
- a CDS encoding alpha/beta hydrolase — encoded protein: MVLPDQNRSSSMATEAVWEVPEPLSTCEVRLDAETVTTVRQHGNPSGPRVFVSHASGLATDLYYPYWSLLADDYDLMVYDLRNHGWNSVGPQWKHNVPTLIHDHDTILEAIDRVYGSKLTVGVFHSLTTIVALLSVNKFYSALVLFDPPLTRAGMSQREQLEAAERTAAAYRQRAHRFRKREDFVELLRMFPMFRRSVPGVRELMARTTLRRSASGEGYELRCPPEYEAQLMLYCRSFFPLLDLDLLECPTKFIGADPTIPHAYLPALDPRLASLVDYDFIPEATHMLPLEKPEECAALTREFLERHGLA